The following proteins come from a genomic window of Nakamurella alba:
- a CDS encoding ABC transporter ATP-binding protein, whose translation MSRVTPSIRPGQASVLHLWEVTVRRGSTTLLDRISWNVDADERWVVLGPNGAGKTTLLQIAAATMHPTSGRAHVLGERLGAVNLADVRPRIGFSSAALATRVPPNEKVRDVVVSAGYGVIGRWRERYDAMDDDRALELLDAFGVAHLADRLYGTLSEGERKRTLAARALMTDPELLLLDEPAAGLDLGGREDLLGRLTRLAADPLSPATILVTHHVEEIPAGFTHVLLVRGGAVVGAGPLGETLTEQSLSKTFGLGLVLEQRDGRYFARAR comes from the coding sequence ATGAGCCGCGTGACACCTTCGATCCGTCCCGGCCAGGCCTCCGTACTGCACCTCTGGGAGGTCACGGTCCGCCGGGGATCGACGACGCTGCTCGACCGGATCAGCTGGAACGTCGACGCCGACGAGCGCTGGGTGGTGCTGGGGCCCAACGGCGCCGGCAAGACCACGTTGCTGCAGATCGCCGCCGCGACGATGCACCCGACCAGTGGCCGGGCGCACGTGCTGGGCGAGCGGCTCGGCGCGGTGAACCTGGCCGACGTGCGGCCGCGGATCGGCTTCTCCTCCGCCGCACTGGCCACCCGGGTGCCGCCGAACGAGAAGGTGCGCGACGTCGTGGTGTCCGCCGGTTACGGCGTGATCGGCCGGTGGCGCGAGCGGTACGACGCGATGGACGACGACCGGGCGCTGGAGCTGCTCGACGCCTTCGGCGTGGCGCACCTGGCCGACCGGCTCTACGGCACGCTGTCCGAGGGGGAGCGCAAGCGCACGCTGGCCGCCCGGGCGCTGATGACCGATCCCGAACTGCTGCTGCTCGACGAGCCGGCAGCCGGGCTCGACCTGGGCGGGCGCGAGGACCTGCTCGGCCGGCTGACCCGGCTGGCCGCGGACCCGCTGAGCCCGGCAACCATCCTGGTCACCCACCACGTCGAGGAGATCCCCGCCGGGTTCACCCATGTGCTGCTGGTCCGCGGCGGTGCCGTGGTCGGCGCCGGGCCGCTCGGCGAGACCCTCACCGAGCAGTCGCTGTCGAAGACGTTCGGTCTCGGCCTCGTGCTGGAGCAGCGGGACGGCCGGTACTTCGCCCGGGCACGCTGA
- a CDS encoding type B 50S ribosomal protein L31: MRDSIHPDYHPVVFRDSSTGDQFLTRSTATSSQTVEWSDGNSYPLIVVDVTSYSHPFWTGQQRIVDTAGAVQKFTRRYGVRRRDGAAS; the protein is encoded by the coding sequence GTGAGGGATTCGATCCACCCGGACTACCACCCCGTGGTGTTCCGCGACTCGTCGACCGGGGACCAGTTCCTGACCCGCTCGACCGCGACCAGCAGCCAGACGGTCGAGTGGTCGGACGGCAACAGCTATCCGCTCATCGTCGTGGACGTGACCAGCTACTCCCATCCGTTCTGGACCGGGCAGCAGCGCATCGTCGACACCGCCGGCGCGGTGCAGAAGTTCACCCGCCGGTACGGCGTGCGCAGGCGTGACGGGGCGGCGAGCTGA
- the glgX gene encoding glycogen debranching protein GlgX, whose translation MAPPSDPPNGLHLAALPGAAGTSIFPGTPFPLGAHVVDGGTNFSVVADTEDIELCLVNAQGEELCLPLQERTYGIWHTFVPGVGAGQRYGYRVRDRDPSKILLDPYARRLDSTAYDLEAASTPGADTLGKVPLGMVTGGQVSTSPRPEVPWAHTVIYEAHLVGMTRRHPAVPPRLRGTYLGMANPAIIDHLKSLGVTTVELLPVHAHADEPGLVASGRTNYWGYATLSFFAPHPAYATAPGRENAEFVAMVDALHGAGIEVMLDVVYNHTCEGGAADPITLAYRGLAPDRYYLPPGHDITGTGNTLDPAGMAVIRLVTDSLRHWAALGVDGFRFDLASVLGRPHGGHFDAGSALLSAIAADPVLSQRKLIAEPWDATGEGYAVGRFGAHWSEWNDRYRDGVRDFWRGVGGVRNMGYRLSGSQDLYGDRRPWASINFVTAHDGFTLRDLVSYDHKHNETNGEGNRDGTDNNRSSGYGAEGETDDPAIREIRLRQARNIVGTLLLSSGTPMLTMGDELWRTQGGNNNAYCQDNDTSWVDWAGLLRPDGSPVSGTDEADMLAFVTRTLALRIDSPALHQAEFFEGRAPVGGDGVADLVWFSPDGNPMTDGDWFDDGRHTLMMWLDGRDVRGHTAAGGPLIDDSWLLVLHAGADPVEISLPGRPYGDAYTREIDTASPTGEPREIQNDPLPLVLAAGLEMTLPGRTLWLLRAHRDPA comes from the coding sequence ATGGCTCCGCCCTCCGATCCGCCGAACGGACTCCACCTCGCAGCACTTCCGGGTGCCGCGGGCACGAGCATCTTCCCCGGCACGCCGTTCCCGCTCGGCGCGCACGTGGTGGACGGCGGCACCAACTTCTCGGTCGTCGCCGACACCGAGGACATCGAGTTGTGCCTGGTCAACGCCCAGGGCGAGGAGCTGTGCCTGCCGCTGCAGGAGCGCACCTACGGCATCTGGCACACCTTCGTGCCCGGCGTCGGCGCCGGCCAGCGGTACGGCTACCGGGTGCGCGACCGGGATCCGTCGAAGATCCTGCTGGACCCGTACGCCCGTCGGCTCGACTCCACCGCCTACGACCTCGAGGCGGCGAGCACACCGGGGGCCGACACCCTGGGCAAGGTGCCGCTCGGCATGGTCACCGGGGGCCAGGTCTCCACCTCCCCGCGGCCGGAGGTGCCCTGGGCGCACACGGTGATCTACGAGGCGCACCTGGTCGGGATGACCCGCCGCCACCCCGCGGTGCCGCCCCGGCTGCGCGGTACCTACCTGGGCATGGCCAACCCGGCGATCATCGACCATCTGAAGAGCCTGGGCGTGACCACGGTCGAGCTGCTGCCGGTGCACGCGCACGCCGACGAGCCCGGTCTGGTCGCCTCCGGTCGGACGAACTACTGGGGGTACGCGACGCTGTCGTTCTTCGCACCGCACCCCGCCTACGCCACCGCGCCCGGCCGGGAGAACGCCGAGTTCGTCGCAATGGTGGACGCGCTCCACGGCGCCGGCATCGAGGTCATGCTCGACGTCGTCTACAACCACACCTGCGAGGGCGGCGCCGCCGACCCGATCACCCTCGCTTACCGCGGCCTCGCGCCGGACCGCTACTACCTGCCCCCCGGCCACGACATCACCGGTACCGGCAACACTCTCGACCCGGCCGGGATGGCGGTGATCCGGCTGGTGACCGACTCGCTGCGACACTGGGCCGCCCTCGGCGTCGACGGATTCCGGTTCGATTTGGCCTCGGTGCTCGGTCGCCCGCACGGCGGTCACTTCGACGCCGGATCGGCGCTGCTGTCGGCGATCGCCGCCGATCCGGTCCTGTCCCAGCGGAAGCTGATCGCCGAACCGTGGGACGCCACCGGCGAGGGCTACGCGGTCGGCCGGTTCGGCGCCCACTGGTCGGAGTGGAACGACCGCTACCGGGACGGCGTCCGCGACTTCTGGCGCGGTGTGGGCGGTGTCCGGAACATGGGCTACCGGCTCTCCGGGTCGCAGGACCTCTACGGCGACCGGCGGCCGTGGGCGTCGATCAACTTCGTCACCGCGCACGACGGCTTCACCCTGCGCGACCTGGTCTCCTACGACCACAAGCACAACGAAACCAACGGCGAGGGCAACCGGGACGGCACCGACAACAACCGGTCCAGCGGGTACGGCGCCGAGGGCGAGACCGACGACCCGGCGATCCGGGAGATCCGGCTCCGCCAGGCGCGCAACATCGTCGGCACCCTGCTGCTGTCCTCCGGCACGCCGATGCTGACCATGGGCGACGAGCTCTGGCGCACCCAGGGCGGCAACAACAATGCCTACTGCCAGGACAACGACACCAGCTGGGTGGACTGGGCCGGCCTGCTCCGCCCGGACGGCTCCCCGGTGTCCGGGACCGATGAGGCGGACATGCTGGCGTTCGTCACCCGGACGCTGGCGCTGCGCATCGACTCCCCCGCCCTGCACCAGGCCGAGTTCTTCGAGGGCCGGGCCCCGGTCGGCGGCGACGGGGTCGCCGACCTGGTGTGGTTCTCACCGGACGGCAACCCGATGACCGACGGCGACTGGTTCGACGACGGCCGGCACACGCTGATGATGTGGCTGGACGGCCGGGACGTCCGCGGGCACACCGCCGCCGGCGGCCCGTTGATCGACGACTCCTGGTTGCTGGTGCTACATGCCGGCGCGGACCCGGTGGAGATCAGCCTGCCCGGCCGCCCCTACGGCGACGCCTACACCCGGGAGATCGACACCGCCTCGCCCACCGGTGAACCGCGGGAGATCCAGAACGACCCGCTGCCGCTGGTGCTGGCCGCCGGTCTGGAGATGACCCTGCCCGGCCGCACCCTCTGGCTGCTCCGCGCCCACCGCGACCCGGCCTGA
- the rpsN gene encoding 30S ribosomal protein S14, whose amino-acid sequence MAKKSKIAKDAQRREIVARHAVRRAELRRAATDPRATEESRSAARTALQRLPRDSSPVRLRNRDAVDGRPRGYFRAFGLSRIRLREMAHRGELPGVTKSSW is encoded by the coding sequence ATGGCCAAGAAGTCGAAGATCGCCAAGGACGCGCAGCGGCGCGAGATCGTGGCCCGGCACGCGGTCCGCCGCGCCGAGCTCAGGCGCGCGGCCACCGATCCCCGGGCGACCGAGGAATCGCGATCGGCGGCGCGGACCGCGCTGCAGCGGCTGCCCAGGGACTCCTCGCCGGTGCGGCTGCGCAACCGCGATGCGGTCGACGGGCGGCCGCGCGGGTACTTCCGCGCCTTCGGGCTGTCCCGGATCCGGCTCCGCGAGATGGCCCACCGCGGCGAGCTGCCCGGGGTCACCAAGTCCAGCTGGTAG
- the glgP gene encoding alpha-glucan family phosphorylase yields MKALRRFTVRPQLPEQLQPLGSLIRNLRWSWHPASQDLFADIDQDLWEKFDGDPVKLLGAVSVARLEELAGDQGFLDRVRGLAADLDSYLTEPRWYQQQIEEVGPDLGEPGRRALPKAIAYFSMEFGVTEVLPIYSGGLGILAGDHLKSASDLGVPIIGVGLLYRFGYFWQSLSGDGWQQEHYFAHDPQGLPIDRVLDANGEQLTISVAMPGGRELTARVWQASVGRVPLLLLDADIEANDDELRATTDRLYGGDQDHRIKQELLLGIGGVRAVNAYCEITGHPLPEVFHMNEGHAGFLGLERIASVISSDGLSLAEAVTAVRAGTVFTTHTPVPAGIDRFPMDMVRHYLDADGEGVSKLVPGVKVDDILAFGAEDDPHRYNMAHMGLRLAQRANGVAKLHGVVSRDMFAGLYPGFEPSEVPIGSVTNGVHLPTWAAREMYDVAGDMAGWRDLASAEDWPEGDRVSNERLWHLRQTLRGRLIDMARVAVKESWLQRGRSSAELGWTSTILDPKVLTIGFARRVSTYKRLTLMLRDPARLKKILLDPDRPVQIIIAGKAHPADEYGKRFMQETVRFADDPEIRHRIAFLPDYDMGMASILCAGADVWLNNPIRPQEASGTSGMKAALNGVLNLSISDGWWDELYDGHDGWTIPTADGVTDEHRRDDLEAAALYDLIETRVAPLFYERPRDDRPDGWVDTVRHTLSYLGPRVQATRMVRDYVNEYYSPAATFSRAITTDLTVAKELSTWKDRVRAAWPAVRVVNVDTSGIGTEPSLGNVMAVRAFVDLGGLLPEDVEVQTVTGRVDDNEQLHEITVVPMDVIQGGTDGAEGDGFRYEAQLPLTRSGPVGYTVRVLPRNGLLASPAELGLIVTA; encoded by the coding sequence GTGAAGGCACTCCGACGGTTCACCGTCCGCCCCCAGCTCCCCGAGCAGCTGCAGCCGCTCGGCTCCCTGATCCGCAACCTGCGGTGGTCCTGGCATCCCGCCAGCCAGGACCTGTTCGCGGACATCGACCAGGACCTCTGGGAGAAGTTCGACGGCGACCCGGTCAAGCTGCTGGGCGCCGTCTCCGTCGCCCGGCTCGAGGAGCTCGCCGGCGACCAGGGCTTCCTGGACCGGGTCCGCGGGCTGGCCGCCGACCTGGACTCCTACCTGACCGAGCCGCGCTGGTACCAGCAGCAGATCGAGGAGGTCGGCCCGGACCTGGGCGAGCCCGGCCGCCGGGCGCTGCCGAAGGCCATCGCCTACTTCTCCATGGAGTTCGGCGTCACCGAGGTGCTGCCGATCTACTCCGGCGGCCTCGGCATCCTGGCCGGCGACCACCTCAAGTCCGCCTCCGACCTGGGCGTGCCGATCATCGGCGTCGGTCTGCTCTACCGCTTCGGCTACTTCTGGCAGTCGCTGTCCGGCGACGGCTGGCAGCAGGAGCACTACTTCGCCCACGACCCGCAGGGCCTGCCCATCGACCGGGTGCTGGACGCGAACGGTGAGCAGCTGACCATCTCGGTCGCCATGCCCGGCGGCCGCGAGCTCACCGCCCGGGTCTGGCAGGCATCCGTCGGCCGGGTGCCGCTGCTGCTGCTGGACGCCGACATCGAGGCGAACGACGACGAGCTGCGGGCCACCACCGACCGGCTCTACGGCGGCGACCAGGACCACCGGATCAAGCAGGAGCTGCTGCTCGGCATCGGCGGCGTGCGCGCCGTCAACGCCTACTGCGAGATCACCGGGCACCCGCTGCCCGAGGTGTTCCACATGAACGAGGGCCACGCGGGTTTCCTCGGTCTCGAGCGCATCGCCAGCGTCATCTCCTCCGACGGCCTGTCGCTGGCCGAGGCGGTCACCGCCGTCCGGGCCGGCACCGTCTTCACCACGCACACCCCGGTCCCCGCCGGGATCGACCGGTTCCCGATGGACATGGTCCGGCACTACCTGGACGCCGACGGCGAGGGCGTGTCGAAGCTGGTCCCCGGGGTCAAGGTCGACGACATCCTGGCCTTCGGTGCCGAGGACGACCCGCACCGGTACAACATGGCGCACATGGGCCTGCGGCTGGCGCAGCGGGCCAACGGCGTGGCCAAGCTGCACGGCGTGGTCTCCCGCGACATGTTCGCCGGGCTCTACCCGGGCTTCGAGCCGTCCGAGGTGCCGATCGGTTCGGTGACCAACGGCGTGCACCTGCCGACCTGGGCCGCCCGCGAGATGTACGACGTGGCAGGGGACATGGCCGGTTGGCGGGACCTCGCCTCGGCCGAGGACTGGCCGGAGGGCGACCGGGTCAGCAACGAGCGGCTGTGGCACCTGCGGCAGACGCTGCGCGGCCGGCTGATCGACATGGCCCGGGTCGCGGTCAAGGAGTCCTGGCTGCAGCGCGGCCGCTCGTCGGCCGAACTCGGTTGGACCAGCACCATTCTCGACCCGAAGGTGCTGACGATCGGGTTCGCGCGGCGGGTCTCGACCTACAAGCGGCTGACCCTGATGCTGCGCGACCCGGCGCGGCTGAAGAAGATCCTGCTCGACCCGGACCGTCCGGTGCAGATCATCATCGCCGGCAAGGCGCACCCGGCCGACGAGTACGGCAAGCGCTTCATGCAGGAGACCGTGCGGTTCGCCGACGATCCGGAGATCCGACACCGCATCGCGTTCCTGCCGGACTACGACATGGGCATGGCCTCGATCCTGTGCGCCGGCGCCGATGTCTGGCTGAACAACCCGATCCGGCCGCAGGAGGCCTCCGGCACCTCGGGCATGAAGGCCGCACTGAACGGCGTGCTGAACCTGTCGATCAGCGACGGCTGGTGGGACGAGCTCTACGACGGGCACGACGGCTGGACCATCCCGACCGCGGACGGTGTGACCGACGAGCACCGGCGCGACGACCTCGAGGCCGCCGCGCTGTACGACCTCATCGAGACCCGGGTGGCGCCGCTGTTCTACGAGCGCCCGCGGGACGACCGGCCGGACGGCTGGGTGGACACGGTGCGGCACACGCTGTCCTACCTCGGGCCGCGGGTGCAGGCCACCCGGATGGTGCGCGACTACGTCAACGAGTACTACTCGCCGGCGGCGACCTTCAGCCGGGCCATCACCACGGATCTCACGGTGGCGAAGGAACTCTCGACCTGGAAGGACCGGGTGCGCGCGGCGTGGCCGGCCGTCCGCGTGGTCAACGTCGACACCTCCGGGATCGGCACCGAGCCCTCGCTCGGCAACGTGATGGCGGTGCGGGCGTTCGTCGACCTCGGCGGGCTGCTGCCGGAGGACGTCGAGGTGCAGACCGTCACCGGGCGGGTCGACGACAACGAGCAGCTGCACGAGATCACCGTGGTGCCCATGGATGTCATCCAGGGCGGCACCGACGGTGCCGAGGGTGACGGCTTCCGCTACGAGGCGCAGCTGCCGCTGACCCGGTCCGGGCCGGTCGGCTACACCGTCCGGGTGCTGCCGCGCAACGGTCTGCTGGCCTCACCGGCCGAGCTCGGGCTGATCGTCACCGCCTGA
- the rpmB gene encoding 50S ribosomal protein L28, whose product MSAHCQVTGKKPVFGHTISHSHVRTKRRFDPNIQRRRYFVPSLGRTVRLTVSTEGIRIIDRRGIDAVVAQLLAQGVKL is encoded by the coding sequence TTGTCCGCACACTGCCAGGTGACCGGGAAGAAACCCGTTTTCGGCCACACCATCTCGCACTCGCACGTCCGCACCAAGCGGCGGTTCGATCCGAACATCCAGCGGCGGCGCTACTTCGTCCCGAGCCTGGGGCGCACGGTGCGGCTCACGGTGTCGACCGAAGGGATCCGGATCATCGACCGGCGGGGGATCGACGCCGTCGTGGCGCAGTTGCTCGCCCAGGGGGTGAAGCTCTGA
- a CDS encoding enoyl-CoA hydratase/isomerase family protein, which produces MGDTVLLEVQGAVGVVRLNRPPVNAMNREMHKDLYATARTLAQTPEVRAVVVYGGERAFAAGADVSEMADLDPAGIASFGRGLSDAIDFIGRLPVPVIAAVNGYALGGGCELVLAADLRVVARDARIGVPEISLGVIPGAGGTQRLPRLIGSARAKEMIFTGKPVSGEEAGRIGLANRVVEPDEVFTVAMALAEELAAGATAAIAAAKTAVDRGLDGDLAGGLALEGRLFADLFATEDQKIGMSTFLQEGPGKARFVGR; this is translated from the coding sequence ATGGGTGACACGGTGCTGCTCGAGGTCCAGGGCGCAGTCGGCGTCGTCCGACTCAACCGCCCGCCGGTGAACGCGATGAACCGCGAGATGCACAAGGACCTGTACGCCACCGCCCGCACTCTGGCGCAGACCCCGGAGGTGCGGGCGGTCGTCGTGTACGGCGGCGAGCGGGCGTTCGCCGCCGGTGCCGACGTGTCGGAGATGGCCGACCTGGACCCGGCGGGCATCGCCTCCTTCGGGCGCGGGCTCTCCGATGCGATCGACTTCATCGGCCGGCTGCCGGTGCCGGTGATCGCCGCGGTCAACGGCTACGCGCTGGGCGGCGGGTGCGAGCTGGTGCTGGCGGCGGACCTGCGGGTGGTGGCCCGGGACGCCCGGATCGGCGTGCCGGAGATCTCCCTCGGGGTGATCCCGGGAGCCGGTGGGACACAACGCCTCCCGCGGTTGATCGGCTCCGCCCGGGCCAAGGAGATGATCTTCACCGGCAAGCCGGTCAGCGGCGAGGAGGCCGGCCGGATCGGGTTGGCGAACCGGGTGGTCGAGCCGGACGAGGTGTTCACCGTCGCGATGGCACTGGCCGAAGAACTCGCCGCCGGGGCGACGGCCGCGATCGCAGCTGCCAAGACGGCGGTGGATCGGGGTCTGGACGGCGACCTGGCCGGCGGCCTCGCGCTGGAGGGTCGGCTGTTCGCCGACCTGTTCGCGACCGAGGACCAGAAGATCGGCATGAGCACGTTCCTGCAGGAAGGGCCCGGCAAGGCCCGCTTCGTCGGCCGGTGA
- a CDS encoding THUMP-like domain-containing protein produces MTGGRAGYAFTADEVRRLSGDPDLPAAASGLELSDRTLLADLTRLRRTVGELAPAVAETVRLRRRAVPKFGPAAAGWLLTEESLQQGSPAPVAVHRAGRLGGLGVHDLTCSIGADLTVLAGRGTAVGSDLDPVRVLMAAHNLGASGVPGRVFIADALSRSTSGLLGYADPARREGGRRITGVDTLPSVADLDRVHADRLPVLRLPPGIDFDALARPGEVEIVSLDGSARESVLWPPELAVVSRRATVLRTDGPTEVLTSDDPSDSAVLSVGEYLVDPDPAVVRSGLVRHWAVRHGLSQIDPHLAYLTGPAVPPWTRGFRVLEVAEYRERTVRDWLRRDGVGTLEIKQRGTPVVPDDLRRTLRPAMSRDTRVARTLVVARVGRGQLAVWCEAVDPVRG; encoded by the coding sequence GTGACCGGTGGCCGGGCCGGCTACGCCTTCACCGCGGACGAGGTGCGGCGGCTCTCCGGTGATCCCGACCTGCCGGCTGCAGCCTCCGGTCTCGAGCTGTCCGACCGGACCCTGCTCGCCGACCTGACCCGGCTGCGCCGGACGGTGGGGGAGCTGGCGCCTGCGGTGGCCGAGACAGTGCGGCTGCGGAGGCGGGCGGTGCCCAAGTTCGGCCCGGCGGCGGCCGGCTGGCTGCTGACCGAGGAGTCGCTGCAGCAGGGATCACCGGCACCGGTGGCGGTGCACCGGGCGGGTCGGCTGGGCGGTCTCGGTGTGCACGACCTCACCTGCTCCATCGGTGCGGACCTGACCGTGCTGGCCGGGCGGGGGACCGCGGTCGGGTCGGACCTCGACCCGGTCCGGGTGCTGATGGCGGCGCACAACCTGGGCGCGTCCGGCGTGCCGGGCCGGGTCTTCATCGCGGATGCGTTGTCCCGCAGCACCTCCGGATTGCTGGGCTACGCAGACCCGGCGCGACGGGAGGGCGGCCGGCGGATCACCGGGGTCGACACCCTGCCGTCGGTGGCCGATCTGGACCGGGTGCACGCCGACCGGCTGCCGGTGCTGCGACTGCCGCCCGGGATTGACTTCGACGCCCTGGCCCGGCCGGGCGAGGTGGAGATCGTCTCGCTCGACGGGTCGGCCCGGGAGTCCGTGCTCTGGCCGCCCGAGCTGGCCGTGGTGTCGCGCCGGGCCACGGTCCTGCGCACCGACGGCCCGACCGAGGTGCTGACCTCGGACGACCCGTCCGACTCGGCAGTGTTGTCGGTCGGTGAGTACCTGGTCGATCCCGATCCGGCCGTGGTGCGGTCCGGGCTGGTCCGGCACTGGGCGGTGCGGCACGGGCTCTCCCAGATCGACCCGCACCTGGCCTATCTCACCGGCCCGGCCGTCCCGCCGTGGACGCGCGGTTTCCGGGTGCTGGAGGTCGCGGAGTACCGGGAGCGGACCGTGCGGGACTGGCTGCGCCGGGACGGGGTCGGCACCCTGGAGATCAAGCAGCGCGGGACGCCCGTGGTCCCGGACGACCTGCGCCGCACCCTGCGCCCGGCGATGAGCCGGGACACCCGGGTCGCCCGGACCCTGGTCGTCGCCCGGGTCGGTCGCGGGCAGCTCGCCGTGTGGTGCGAGGCGGTCGACCCGGTGCGGGGGTGA
- the rpmF gene encoding 50S ribosomal protein L32, whose protein sequence is MAVPKRRMSRSRTRSRRSQWKAEAPALVPLVIAGRRFMVPHRLVPYYRRHPEELD, encoded by the coding sequence ATGGCCGTCCCGAAGAGGCGGATGTCCCGCTCCCGCACCCGGTCCCGACGGTCGCAGTGGAAGGCGGAGGCGCCCGCACTGGTGCCGCTGGTCATCGCCGGACGGCGGTTCATGGTTCCGCACCGGCTGGTGCCCTACTACCGCCGCCATCCCGAGGAACTCGACTGA